DNA sequence from the Plodia interpunctella isolate USDA-ARS_2022_Savannah chromosome 19, ilPloInte3.2, whole genome shotgun sequence genome:
gttatgaaatttggtacacaggtagaaatataacctggaataatacatatacttgtactttttatttcaaacttcccacgggagcgaagccccggggcgcagctagttagcTAGCTATAAGTTTTTTGCGTTCAATTTTTCGGATCAGGTTTTGGAAATGTTTGGCAGTTGAATGCATTGTTGGGTGCACGTcgactataatttaaaatgccagctttgaaaataatgtattttatagtgTAACATACCAATAAACTTTCAAATTTGACAACAcgaataaagaagaaaaattaaaaaaaaaaacaagaataggataaatctttttttcacTTCGACTCTACTAGAgttcaggtttcctcgcgatgttttcctttactgCAAGCAAATGTTGGTCGATGAAAATGAGTCAgattatagtataaataaccATGTTGCAGAACCAGAATTCGAATATAGAACCTGGCGGatcacaggcgggcgttttAACCATTGGACCACCACCTTTCTTATTTGTAGTACTAAGCGACTTCTATTGTAATGTGTATACTTTTTAGGAGAGAGTGGCCTGACAGAAGAATGTCGCCGCGCCTACCGGCGATCGCTGGACGATCCCGAGGGATTCTGGGCCGAGGTGGGGATGGAGCTGGAGTGGAGCAAGCCCTGGGACTACGTGTTGGACAATACAAACCCGCCTTTCACTAAATGGTAAGCTATAAGCCAGTGTATGTTGAGGACCACCTGGTCAAAATTAAGTACCACTTGGGTTCACCGCCTGGAGAGTTTACTCTAGTTTACCTAAACTGGGGTAAACTCCTTTTCTTCTTGTTCCTTACGAAATCCAATTTTAAACTTCCTTCCATAACATTCTGTTTCCTGTTAtactttcattcatttttaagACTTTTATATCATTCCTGAATACTATCCTCAGTAAATGGTTTTCGTAAGTCATTgaaagaatttgttttatcgCAGCAGATAGACGGCACTGTTACACATTACTCAAATTCCCTCACTATTCTCAATTCGTAATAATTGATTgaccctaaaccttcctcaggaatcactctatctataggtgaaaaccgaatgaaaagccgtgcagtagtttttgagtttaacgcaaacagacagacagacagacgcggcagaggactttgttttataatatgtaaggattaggGTAAaccatgaaaataaaatatcacccCTGGAAGATTTTGAGGTGGACAATGGAAGAAGGAATTCTGAAGGATCTTTTTATACCCCGTAATCTTGACAACTGCATACAACTGGTGGAACTGCATACAGTTATACAACAAACTACCCCATACAATGAAGGAGCTAAATCTTGgaccttttaaaaataaactgtttgaTTTGCTTGTAGACAAATGTTTCTATAATATTCaggattttttaaacagtaaattttaaatatgacaactaatgttttaaatatcctACTTGTATTTGACTAACTAAtgactaaattaaattgtgtttatttgaaattaaattataaaatgaattattgttGACATAATGTAATCTTggaaattatcaattttagagtttaattgatatttatgtacctacatttgcaCGCCATTGTTTGGCAAAATATgtgatactatttaattttaacatctttCTGTGCCATATTTTGTgcgaataaatgataaataaataaaataaacaaagataaTTCGACCTTGTTACTTATGTAGGTGGGTGGGTGGCGAGTTGTCGGTCTGTCACAACGCCGTGGACCGCCATGTGGCGGCGGGGAAGGGAGACCAGGTGGCGCTGGTCCATGACTCCCCCCTAACCGACACTGTGAGGAAGATCACTTATGCTGAGCTTAAGAATcaggtaacattttatttaccatttgtttatcaatttcattttttaaaatggactCCAAGCATCGGTTGTCTAGAAGAAATCGTTTTTAGCGATAAGACCGCCAATTGAacttaggtaattatttttctgtttcttaattattatggCGTATTGTACAATCATAggttcattaatttatttccattgtTTCTTTCTTTGACGCAACCCATCTATTTATTCTTTGGTCTTCTaaagttttttatgaatacaatATGATCTTTTTCACGTGTTTCTTTCGAAACACGTGGAAAGAGAGAGGGGagacttttgcccagcagtgggacatgttatagataaaaaaataaatataatctttaaatCGCATAAAATATGATGTTACCTACtagtttattacattattaagcGATGTAAAATTgcgaaaaaaattttttttttacaatatcagCCTAGAAACATATGTAATgctgtaaattataaaatttatagtttttaagtttcttAAACATTGTCGATtcgacgacttcggtggcgcagtggtaaaatgcttgcctctgaaccgagaggtctcgggttcgataccccggtcgggtcatgatgtttatctatatatgtatttgttataaaatataatatcgttgagttgtatcccataacacaagtctcgaacttactttggggctagctcaatctgtgtgatatttatttattgtgccAGGTGGCAAGAATAGCTGGTAAACTGGCGACCCTGGGGGTGACGCGGGGCTCCCGCGTGCTGATCTACATGCCGCTGATACCTGAAGCGATCGTAACCATGTTGGCCACCAACAGGCTGGGGGCGATACACTCGGTCGTCTTTGGAGGTCAGACACATTTATTACTCAAGTGACCCCTAGGTGGGATGTACTGTACAATgggtaatttttcttttttattgatcttCTTATGCTCAATGGTTCCAATACCATATGTGACTGTGTTTTCTCGTTTAAAAGATTTTCGCCTAAAGGTATGTGTGAGGAGAGAAGTTAAATTAAGAATTCGAGAATTAGTACAATATTCATTATTCTTACTTTACaaattttggtaaatttaGAATCTAAATAAGAAATGTCGATATTAAATCGAAGTAGACACGGATTCAGTCAGGTAGCCGTTATGAAATAGCCACTTAACTTGGAGATGACGAGCGAAGGATCCGAGAGCAGTTCTGGCGACGCGCAGTTTTTGAAATGGTTCTCGGGATGATACGGTAAGGTGGAGGGAGGCCGTTGACTAAGGCATGACGTCATCATCTCGCCTATCCCGAGTGCCCAACACCTGCACTTGAAGGCAGCTTCAGACGAACCCATCGAAGAAAGGATTTAGTTGCCAGTGGTGTAGCGTTTACTGATCAAACACAGTACACTTGCTCAATTGTGCTATGTGAATACtgcgttttattttgtgtttttagtctggttgtgtattgtgttgttgttttacaaataaatgttttatctatatatctatcaaAGAGGTTATTATGAAGCATTGGTGGCCCAGTGGCCTGTGAGACAGGTCACAAGCATAGATTAATAAAGACTCGTGGTcacaggtttgaatcctactcgtgctaccTACGTGTATATCAATCCGGCCGAGTCATAGACGCGCGCTACTGATGAACAGAGCGCGGAGCCCTTCTAATTAGAAATAAGTAACTAAATCTATGctgatgaaggaaaacatcgcgagaaAACCTGCATACTGGCTGTTCGACTACTTATTCAATATTGTGTACATGCGTTCTTATGTGTTGTCGCAAAAGTCATGTAAGATGCAtcagtttttttaaagtatccAGTATATCCATGGGATTAGATTTGCGCATTATACTTAGTTCGCGACTATTATATGATAATGCCTATGGATAAACCAAAAAGGAATACCGTAATAGGTTGTGCGCTTCATAAGTTAGtagtttatttgaatttgcagGATTTGCTGCACGTGAATTGAGAACTAGAATAGAACATGCCGAACCCACTGTCATCGTAGCAGCCAGCTGCGGGGTGGAGCCTAATAAAATCGTAAGGTAAATTTTCCGCCATCttgaaaagttaaaataatcatattcatggatttagtaggtatttcgtacgagtatctactaattccaagATCATAcctatacttacttataattCTTTCATTCtataaactattataattttaattgtttctgaaaaagttactattgttcaattattttctttattgtcgataaaacttgaaaatattattaattaaatgtatttaaatgtagATATAGGTACCTGCTTATAAGTTTCGTcgtatattaaaataggtacGTAGCACCAcgtgtaatgtttttttatactggTGGAACCTACgtagtatatttttcaaaaagagCGGAAAGTGGAAGTCGTGATAGCATAGACAAAGATGTCGTAGTTTGTTAGGTTAATCAGTCAATATTCAAATGTCCTGTGGTAGCAGTATTCTGCTACTACTAGCACGCTCAAAAGCACCTCAGTCTATTTACCTACTGATtgataatgttataataattttaactattttttcaatgttaaACTCggataaacattttgttacttttatctattttatttgatggCCCAAATATACATGTAGAATTAACACCACATTGCAAATAGTGTAAACTCgtgtttatacaaataaataatggtttTTTTCTTAACAGATTTATATCGTTATCTGTAgcgaaataaacaatttcgttttttatttaaataatttacataaattaaaattgaaaccgATAATGTGTTTTTGGTAGACCAaaagtatgtatttgtataatattgtgatgatatacaaatacatatatattttgtataatacttatatatattgaaaattaggTATAAAGATATCCTGGACGAAGCCCTGTGCCAAAGCTCTCACCAGCCGCGCTGTTGTATCATATACCAACGACGTAGAGTACTGGAATGTTCTTTGGAAGAGGGACGGGACATCTCGTGGCAAGATGCGTTAGATGCTGAACCTGTGCCTTGTGTATCTGTTGAGGCGAACGAACCTCTGTATATCCTATACACTTCCGGTAAATACCTACTTCCTTATTACTTAAACACAAATtccttgaaaaaaaaaaacatttataaatcttttcaTGTGTTTCATGTCATCAGGACCATAAACCAGAGTTCACATTTACGTGATGCGTTGTGGACTTTTAAATAAgtcaaaatcattattattattgtaaggTAGCCAACCTTCAGGAAGAGTGTGCCGGCAGCAAAAtaagtagtttatttattatatgttgtgatattttttcagGCACGACAGATGCTCCTAAAGGAATACAACGACCGTGTGGCCACGCAGCAACACTATGCTGGTCAATGCACGCAGTGTACGGTTTGAAGAAAGGGGTTTGGTGGTCCGCCTCAGACCTCGGTTGGGTTGTCGGGCATTCCTATATTTGCTACGGTCCTCTACTTGCTGGCCTAACTTCAGTACTTTACGAGGGAAAACCCGACAGAACTCCAGATCCTGGACAATATTTTAGGTgacaagtattttttgtttcctagattgtatttttattcacaatcTTAACTGTCTTATTGTATTACCTACATTTTGATTGAAagttatttcatataattatctattacTTTTCATGTTATAAAGATACTTTAATtactatattgtttttagaGTAATTACTGTTTTTTCAATGTCAACTATATTATCGTTTTTACACATAACTAGAtagttattgatttattacagGATAATCGAGCAACATAGAGTGAACGCATTGTTTACAATACCTACAGCGTTCCGTGTTTTGAAAAGAGCTGACCCAGCTGCAAAATATTCCAGGAGATATTGCGGGAAATCTttaaaaactgtatttatCGCTGGTGAACATTGTGATCAAGATACTagagtaagtatattttttacagtaaaTTCTGTAAGTTCCATTGATTTTAGATGGATAGGTTCAAAGTAGCCAAAATTATACAAGTAAATACATAGGTAGACGGTATTATGTATTTAGTGTTTCTAGTCACCCCAAGTGAAAACTAATGGCTATTACCTGACTACTTGTAGGTAACTAGTTAATTTTGGTCTCAAGAATgattacctattttttattaattaatggtTCACTCTATACAACGTATTTCTCATTTGCCTTCAACACTGTACCTACATTAAAGTTAACCGTTGTGCATTTTAAAATGCTAATATCTCCAACGGTGTATATCGGTAAACTCTGCCCTATGACACTTTTTGTTTCAACCAAAGTAATTAGTTGGTTGCTtacgtttttaattaacacaTAGTATAATTTAAGTTCTATTGACACTTTATAAGTTACTAGGAACATGTCTCACAAGTGTgacagaaaattattttttcttcattgtTGCAGTAGGTATCTGGTATGacagataatattaatagta
Encoded proteins:
- the LOC128678259 gene encoding acyl-CoA synthetase short-chain family member 3, mitochondrial isoform X2, with product MEPLKNLEKSEMGESGLTEECRRAYRRSLDDPEGFWAEVGMELEWSKPWDYVLDNTNPPFTKWWVGGELSVCHNAVDRHVAAGKGDQVALVHDSPLTDTVRKITYAELKNQVARIAGKLATLGVTRGSRVLIYMPLIPEAIVTMLATNRLGAIHSVVFGGFAARELRTRIEHAEPTVIVAASCGVEPNKIVRYKDILDEALCQSSHQPRCCIIYQRRRVLECSLEEGRDISWQDALDAEPVPCVSVEANEPLYILYTSGTTDAPKGIQRPCGHAATLCWSMHAVYGLKKGVWWSASDLGWVVGHSYICYGPLLAGLTSVLYEGKPDRTPDPGQYFRIIEQHRVNALFTIPTAFRVLKRADPAAKYSRRYCGKSLKTVFIAGEHCDQDTRQWAERIFGVPVLNHWWQTETGSAITAACLGYGVKSVPPHSAGYPVPGYDMRTLREDGTECQPGEVGRLVAKLPLPPGFASTLWQADERFKKTYFESYPGYYDTQDAGWISIEGAVWVVARADDVINVAGHRLSTAALEDVVLKHARVADAVVVGAPDPTKGDVPLCLYVMRPPQDDEEIVAESTVTQELISLVRHLIGPIAAFRKAVAVPALPRTRSGKALRGAIAKLARSQLVKLPATIEDPTVFREIKAALKKSGYAIDAPDPEF
- the LOC128678259 gene encoding acyl-CoA synthetase short-chain family member 3, mitochondrial isoform X1; this translates as MQQESDVGKKIEKNKFESSISELKKKSFVTATDIENFGESGLTEECRRAYRRSLDDPEGFWAEVGMELEWSKPWDYVLDNTNPPFTKWWVGGELSVCHNAVDRHVAAGKGDQVALVHDSPLTDTVRKITYAELKNQVARIAGKLATLGVTRGSRVLIYMPLIPEAIVTMLATNRLGAIHSVVFGGFAARELRTRIEHAEPTVIVAASCGVEPNKIVRYKDILDEALCQSSHQPRCCIIYQRRRVLECSLEEGRDISWQDALDAEPVPCVSVEANEPLYILYTSGTTDAPKGIQRPCGHAATLCWSMHAVYGLKKGVWWSASDLGWVVGHSYICYGPLLAGLTSVLYEGKPDRTPDPGQYFRIIEQHRVNALFTIPTAFRVLKRADPAAKYSRRYCGKSLKTVFIAGEHCDQDTRQWAERIFGVPVLNHWWQTETGSAITAACLGYGVKSVPPHSAGYPVPGYDMRTLREDGTECQPGEVGRLVAKLPLPPGFASTLWQADERFKKTYFESYPGYYDTQDAGWISIEGAVWVVARADDVINVAGHRLSTAALEDVVLKHARVADAVVVGAPDPTKGDVPLCLYVMRPPQDDEEIVAESTVTQELISLVRHLIGPIAAFRKAVAVPALPRTRSGKALRGAIAKLARSQLVKLPATIEDPTVFREIKAALKKSGYAIDAPDPEF